Proteins encoded together in one Chryseobacterium taklimakanense window:
- the bioB gene encoding biotin synthase BioB: protein MIKQNWTTEEILEIYSLPFLDLIYKSATVHREHHDANKVQVSSLISVKTGGCPEDCGYCPQAARYHTEVKIHGLLPVDEVKNQAMTAKENGISRVCLGAAWRNVKDGPEFEQVLDMVREVTKLDMEVCCTLGMLTENQAKRLEEAGLYAYNHNIDSSEEYYKEVISTRAFEDRLETIGNIRKTSITLCSGGIIGMGERVEDRCGMLKTLANMTPQPESVPINALVAVEGTPLEKEKPVDIFEFVRMVATARIVLPKTQVRLSAGRTGLSQEGQALCFFAGANSIFAGDKLLTTPNPEINEDKSLFNKLGIVPQAPFEKHAKRKVVEKEDSQYVPLGENPKWTRPEHTIERNEAAKQKAKDLK, encoded by the coding sequence ATGATAAAGCAAAATTGGACCACAGAAGAAATTTTAGAAATTTATAGTCTCCCTTTTCTTGATTTAATTTATAAGTCAGCGACCGTTCACCGTGAACACCATGACGCTAACAAGGTGCAGGTTTCTTCGCTAATTTCGGTAAAAACAGGGGGTTGCCCTGAAGATTGTGGATATTGCCCTCAAGCCGCAAGATACCATACCGAGGTGAAAATTCATGGTCTATTACCTGTGGATGAAGTGAAAAATCAAGCGATGACCGCCAAGGAAAACGGCATTTCCAGGGTTTGTCTCGGTGCCGCTTGGCGCAATGTAAAAGACGGACCGGAATTCGAGCAAGTTTTGGATATGGTTCGGGAAGTGACAAAACTCGATATGGAAGTATGCTGTACCTTGGGGATGCTTACCGAAAATCAGGCAAAGAGGCTGGAAGAAGCCGGTCTTTATGCCTACAACCACAATATCGACAGTTCTGAGGAATATTATAAAGAAGTCATTTCTACCCGTGCATTCGAGGATCGTCTGGAAACGATTGGAAACATACGTAAAACCTCAATCACGCTTTGTTCTGGCGGAATTATAGGAATGGGAGAACGTGTAGAAGACCGTTGCGGGATGCTGAAAACATTAGCCAATATGACACCCCAACCTGAAAGTGTCCCGATAAACGCCTTGGTTGCCGTGGAAGGAACACCACTCGAAAAAGAAAAACCGGTTGATATTTTCGAATTCGTGAGGATGGTAGCCACTGCCAGAATCGTATTGCCTAAAACGCAGGTGAGACTTTCTGCGGGTAGAACGGGACTTTCGCAGGAGGGGCAGGCTCTGTGTTTTTTCGCGGGAGCAAATTCAATTTTTGCCGGAGATAAACTCTTAACGACACCTAATCCTGAAATAAACGAAGACAAAAGCCTTTTTAATAAATTAGGAATAGTGCCACAAGCCCCTTTTGAAAAACATGCTAAAAGAAAAGTGGTAGAAAAAGAAGATTCACAGTATGTTCCGTTAGGAGAAAATCCCAAATGGACGAGACCGGAACATACCATCGAGAGAAATGAAGCGGCCAAACAAAAAGCAAAAGACTTAAAGTAA
- a CDS encoding UDP-2,3-diacylglucosamine diphosphatase — MPDKRDVEIVILSDIHLGTYGCHATELVAYLKSVRPKLLILNGDIIDGWAFSKRYFPNSHMAVISEIFRMMQKDTKVIYITGNHDEFLRKYTDLSMGNLFLTDKYLLEIDGKKHWIFHGDIFDHTTKGGAKIIAKIGGIGYDWLILLNRAINWFLDSIGRQKVSLSKKIKNSVKKAVKFIADFEEKAIELAIDNHYEYVICGHIHMPSDREVVTEKGKTHYLNSGDWIENLSWLEYNEGKWSLNFFDETKFKKPEIETYDMSVNMEELIHPTTLAAFTVQKTIQTLA; from the coding sequence ATGCCCGATAAACGCGACGTAGAAATTGTAATTCTCTCCGATATCCATCTGGGAACTTACGGCTGTCATGCGACCGAACTGGTGGCTTACCTGAAAAGTGTAAGACCAAAACTCCTCATTCTGAACGGTGATATTATCGACGGATGGGCATTCTCCAAAAGGTATTTCCCCAATTCGCACATGGCGGTGATTTCTGAAATTTTCAGAATGATGCAGAAGGACACCAAAGTTATCTATATCACCGGAAACCACGATGAATTCCTGCGTAAGTACACTGATCTATCAATGGGCAACCTTTTCCTTACCGATAAATATTTACTTGAAATCGACGGAAAAAAACACTGGATTTTCCATGGCGACATCTTTGACCACACGACCAAAGGCGGCGCAAAAATCATCGCAAAAATCGGCGGAATCGGTTACGACTGGCTGATTTTGCTGAACCGGGCCATCAATTGGTTTTTAGACAGCATCGGTCGGCAGAAAGTCTCGCTTTCCAAAAAAATAAAAAATTCGGTGAAAAAAGCCGTGAAATTCATTGCAGATTTCGAGGAAAAAGCGATAGAATTGGCGATCGACAATCATTACGAGTATGTGATCTGCGGGCACATTCATATGCCTTCGGACAGAGAGGTGGTAACAGAAAAAGGAAAAACCCACTACCTGAATTCCGGCGACTGGATTGAAAATCTTTCCTGGTTAGAATACAATGAAGGAAAATGGTCGCTCAATTTCTTTGACGAAACCAAGTTCAAAAAGCCCGAAATTGAAACCTACGACATGAGCGTGAATATGGAAGAACTCATCCATCCCACTACGCTTGCTGCATTCACTGTCCAAAAAACCATACAAACTTTGGCATAA
- a CDS encoding IS1182 family transposase, whose amino-acid sequence MNFKHYNQNQLVLFPYSFEELIPENHPVRIVNDILERINIDPLLKAYSKEGNPSYHPVMMLKVMVFAYMNNIYSSRKIEKALRENINFMWLSNMSIVDHNTVNRFRSNKLEAAFKDIFSQVVLLLAEEGLVSLRQVFVDGTKIEAQANRYTFVWANAIKTNKEKMLRQLEDLWKYAQSVAREEDKDPEPPEFKEISKEKIQQTVANINAKLKGSDGKTDSDKKAKAKLNYIKNNFEKNLDKYEAQEAILKERNSYSKTDEDATFMRMKDDHMQNGQLKPAYNAQISTENQIIVNYTIHQQTNDFNTLEHHLKNFEELYGEKRLAELEELTADAGYGSEQNYELLEQNNITPYVKYNTFDKEQDAHYQAKHKTFSKENLHYSQEEDYYVCPMGQKMEKTHESTRKTKTGYPQKLSHYQAKNCDGCPIRGVCHSSKENRSVERNHHLEQYKEKIRELLNSQEGIKKRRQRSVEVEPVFAHLKHCNNFKRFTLKGLKKVELEFGLHALAHNLRKKVA is encoded by the coding sequence ATGAATTTCAAGCATTATAACCAAAATCAGCTGGTGCTGTTTCCTTATAGTTTTGAGGAATTGATTCCCGAAAATCACCCTGTTCGGATTGTCAATGATATTTTGGAGAGGATTAATATAGATCCGCTTCTAAAAGCCTACAGCAAAGAAGGAAATCCCAGTTATCATCCCGTGATGATGCTCAAAGTGATGGTTTTTGCGTACATGAATAATATTTATTCCTCCCGGAAGATAGAAAAAGCGCTTCGGGAAAATATCAATTTTATGTGGCTTTCCAACATGAGCATTGTGGATCACAATACCGTGAACCGCTTCCGGAGCAATAAGCTGGAAGCGGCTTTCAAGGATATTTTCTCGCAAGTAGTTTTGCTTTTGGCAGAGGAAGGCTTGGTGAGTTTGAGACAGGTTTTTGTGGATGGAACGAAAATCGAAGCACAGGCAAACCGCTACACTTTTGTTTGGGCAAACGCCATTAAAACCAATAAAGAAAAAATGCTCCGCCAATTGGAAGATCTTTGGAAATACGCCCAAAGCGTTGCAAGAGAGGAAGACAAAGACCCTGAGCCGCCTGAGTTTAAAGAAATCAGCAAAGAAAAGATCCAGCAAACCGTAGCAAATATCAATGCCAAATTGAAAGGCAGCGACGGCAAGACCGATTCCGACAAAAAAGCTAAAGCCAAGCTGAATTACATTAAAAATAATTTTGAGAAAAACCTCGATAAATACGAAGCTCAGGAAGCGATTTTAAAAGAAAGAAACTCTTACAGCAAGACGGATGAAGACGCCACTTTTATGAGAATGAAGGATGATCACATGCAGAACGGACAACTTAAACCCGCCTACAATGCACAAATTTCTACCGAGAATCAAATCATCGTCAATTATACCATTCATCAGCAGACCAATGACTTCAATACCCTGGAGCATCATCTTAAAAATTTTGAGGAACTCTATGGGGAAAAAAGATTGGCTGAATTAGAAGAACTCACTGCCGATGCAGGTTATGGGAGCGAGCAGAACTATGAATTGCTGGAACAGAACAATATTACACCTTATGTAAAATACAACACCTTCGACAAAGAGCAGGATGCCCATTATCAGGCGAAACACAAAACATTCAGCAAAGAAAATCTGCACTACAGCCAAGAAGAAGATTATTACGTCTGTCCGATGGGTCAAAAGATGGAAAAAACACACGAAAGCACTCGGAAAACCAAGACCGGTTACCCTCAGAAACTCTCGCATTATCAGGCTAAAAACTGTGATGGATGCCCAATCAGAGGCGTTTGTCACAGTTCCAAAGAAAATCGCAGTGTAGAGCGAAACCATCATCTGGAGCAGTACAAAGAGAAAATCAGGGAACTCTTAAACAGCCAAGAAGGCATTAAAAAACGCAGACAACGCTCAGTTGAAGTAGAACCCGTGTTTGCACATCTGAAACATTGCAACAATTTTAAGCGGTTTACCCTGAAAGGTCTGAAAAAAGTAGAATTGGAGTTCGGATTGCACGCATTAGCACACAATTTAAGAAAGAAAGTTGCCTAA